From a single ANME-2 cluster archaeon genomic region:
- a CDS encoding exonuclease yields the protein MLTNSYIHLPGIGATTERKIWDSGIKSWDEFREEPHRAGLPESKLRHILEGISTSKEKLNARDHTYFANNLPKKEHWRAYREFRENTIFLDIETTGLSPYYDEITMIGVHGSDGTKVFISGIDLEDFPQALEGCKVIVTFNGARFDLPFIEHHLPGVSFDQLHIDLLYPLRRLGLTGGLKRIETELGLSRSDETTGLSGFDAVRLWYQYKRGSQAALDKLVRYNIEDIQNLEIIIEMLYTSLIENAYQ from the coding sequence ATGCTCACCAACAGTTACATCCACCTGCCCGGGATAGGTGCCACAACAGAGAGAAAGATATGGGACAGCGGTATCAAGTCCTGGGATGAATTCAGGGAAGAGCCCCACCGTGCCGGACTACCGGAATCAAAACTAAGACATATACTGGAAGGTATCAGCACATCAAAAGAGAAGCTAAATGCCCGTGACCACACATACTTCGCCAATAACCTCCCCAAAAAAGAGCACTGGCGGGCATACAGGGAATTCAGGGAAAATACCATATTCCTGGATATTGAGACCACCGGACTGTCCCCCTATTATGATGAGATAACCATGATTGGAGTACATGGCAGCGATGGAACAAAGGTGTTTATAAGCGGCATCGACCTGGAAGATTTCCCACAGGCCTTGGAAGGGTGCAAGGTCATTGTCACTTTCAACGGGGCACGGTTCGACCTTCCTTTTATTGAGCATCATCTGCCAGGTGTCAGTTTCGACCAGCTTCATATCGACCTGCTATATCCCCTTCGCAGGCTGGGCCTGACCGGGGGGCTGAAACGTATCGAAACCGAATTGGGACTTTCAAGGTCTGACGAAACCACAGGTCTATCAGGTTTCGATGCAGTGCGATTATGGTACCAGTACAAGCGCGGCAGCCAGGCAGCGCTGGACAAACTCGTAAGATATAATATAGAGGATATACAAAACCTTGAGATAATCATAGAAATGCTATATACTTCATTGATAGAAAATGCATATCAGTAG
- a CDS encoding BrnT family toxin codes for MKIIGLIWTDKTIEKLIQKHNVQQDEVHEVFSGNPIFRFVEKGFYPNENVYAALGRSKAGRFLILFFIYKKNKHALIISARDMTGAERKKYEQ; via the coding sequence TTGAAAATCATTGGTCTTATATGGACAGACAAAACCATTGAAAAACTTATACAAAAGCACAATGTACAGCAAGATGAAGTGCATGAAGTATTTAGTGGTAATCCGATATTCCGTTTTGTTGAAAAGGGGTTCTATCCGAATGAAAATGTATATGCCGCCCTTGGCAGGTCAAAGGCAGGCAGGTTTCTAATCCTCTTCTTTATATACAAAAAAAATAAACATGCACTTATAATATCTGCACGAGACATGACTGGTGCTGAAAGGAAGAAATATGAACAATAA